The genomic DNA TTCGCGGCCATCATGGGCATGGCGACGTTGAGGTCGAGCATGGAGCCGACGCCGCCCAAGCCGCCCATGGTGACGGCGTGGTCGTTGCCGATGACCTGGCAGCAGGCCATGATGGCGGCCTCGCAGATGACGGGGTTGACCTTGCCGGGCATGATGGAGGAGCCGGGCTGGACGGCGGGGAGTTTGAGTTCGCCGATGCCGCAGCGCGGGCCCATGCCGAGGAGGCGGATGTCGCCGGCGATCTTGCTGATGCTGACGGCGATGGTGCGGAGGTGGCCGCTGGTCTCGACGATGGCGTCCTTGGCGTGCTGGGCCTCGAAGTGGTTGGCGGCTTCGCGGAAGTGGACGCCGGTCTGCTTGGTGAGTTCCGCGGCGACGAGTGAGCCGAACTGTTCGTGGGTGTTGATGCCGGTGCCGACGGCGGTTCCTCCGATGGCGAGTTCGGAGAGGGTGTGGAGGGCGCGGTGGAGGCGTTCCTCGGCGTGGCGCATCTGGGAGGTGTAGCCGCTGAACTCCTGGCCGAGGCGGATGGGCGTCGCGTCTTGAAGGTGGGTGCGTCCGATCTTGACGAGGGTGTCCCACTTGGCGGCTTTGGATTCGAGCGCGGAGGCGATGGTCTTGATGGCGGGGAGGAGCGTGTGCTCGATCTCGATGGCGGCGGCGAGGTGCATCGCGGTGGGGAAGGTGTCGTTGGAGGACTGGCCCATGTTGACGTGGTCGTTGGGGTGCACGCCGCCGGAGGAGAGGTAGGAGGCGTCCTTTGAGGAGCCGATGGGCTTGTGCTTTCGGAGGCAGATGATGTTGGCGATCACCTCGTTGACGTTCATGTTGGTGGAGGTGCCGGAGCCGGTCTGGAAGATGTCGACGGGGAAGTGCTTGGCGATGCCTCCGAGGGCGGGGAGGCCGTCTTTGATCTCGTGGCAGGCCTCGATGATGGACTTGGTGCGATCGCTGTCGAGGCGGCTCAGGGAGTGGTTGACGGTGGCGCAGGCGGCCTTGAGGATGGCGTAGGCCTTGATGATCTGCTCCGGAACGGGGCGTCCGGACATGGGGAAGTTGAGGACGGCGCGCTGGGTGGATGCGCCGTAGAGGACGTCGGCGGGGACTTCCATCGCGCCCATGGTGTCCTTCTCGGTGCGGAAGACGGGGGCGGGTGCGGATGGGGTGGTGATGGGGGCGGGCATAGGGGGAACTCCTGTGGGGGAGGAATGGTAGAAGAGGAGGGAAAGGGGCAGAGGGGCGGAAGAAATCGCCACATGGCAAAGGGCCAGATGGCAAACAGAGGGAGGGGACGAGGGGAAAGCGGACAACGTACACCGTACAGCGAAGAGTGAAGAGCGATGGCGCGGTTTGGCGGGGGCGTAGGATTGTGACGGGGCAGTGTGTCTCGGAAGCGATGTGGGGCAGAACGGGAAAGGGATTCACATGCGGAATCGCGTGAACGGCGGCTGGCGGAACGGAGTCGGCATTGCTGCGACGGCCGGCTTGATCATGGGATTGAGCGTGGGCGTGTGGAGCGCGGGCCCGGCGAGCGGGCAAAGCGGGGCGGCTCGCGGGGGTGGACAGCCATCCGGGCCGGATACGAACCCGTATCTGAGGCGTTACGACCCGAAGGAGTGGGTGCTGGATATTCGCGTGGATGTGGCGAGTTCGCAGGAGGTGTTGTACTCGCCTCAGGGGCAGTTCCCGACGCAGGAGATGTGGAAGTTTGATTCCGCGGTGATCGTGTTCCCGATTCTGCCGCCAACGTCGGGATGGACCCCGCTCGAGCGTGACGGGTTTCTGGGCTCAGTGACGTTCAACGACCGTGTGCGTGTGGAGACGTTCGAGGTTCTGGAGGGGTATCCCTCGGGGACGAAGCTTGCGAAGTGGACGCTCGAGCAGGGCGGCTATCAGGGCAAGCACATGAACCTGAACGTGAAGGTCTCGGGAACGGGATACAAGGTTCAGTTCAATGAGCAGGAAGCGATGAAGCTCGGCTGGCCGACGACGTGGCCCGCGGAGGCGCTGAACGCGACGAAGCCGGAGGCGTACATTGATCGCTCACCTTCCGGCGAGGTGCTGGACATGTCTCCGGTGAAAGACCTGGTGGCGAAGTGGACGAACGGGAAGCCGCAGAGCCAGCCCCCCGTCGTGACGGCGAAGTGGATCACGGGTCAGGTCGCAGAGCTCGTGCAGGTCTCGGGTTCCGGGTATGGGTACTCGCGAACGGGGAAGATCCAGGGTGTGGACGGGAAGGGCGCGCCGCAGACGGCTCTGGATCGGCGCGGGTCGCAGTTTGACGCGACGACCCTGCTTGTCGCGTGCCTGCGTGAGGCGGGGATTCCGACGCGGATGGTTGTCGGGTACGACGTGGCGCAGGACAAGGAAGAGCGGACGTTTCTGAAGGTGAAGCGCGGCTCGACGGATGAGATCCGGTGCTGGGCCGAGTTTGCGTTGTACGACGAGCAACGGGACATCCTGACGTGGGTTCCTGTCGATGTGGTGGCGCAGCGGAAGAAGAGCTCACGGATGCCGGACCTCAAGAAGCCGTGGGACTATTTCGGGAACAACGAGGACCTGCAGATGCTGGTGCCGTTCGCGTTCCAGCTGCAGCCGCCGACGACGGTTCGGTACTACGGGACGCCGGGGTTCTGGGGTTGGATCGTGATGCCGACGCTTCCGGAGCGTGCGGAGCAGTGGCTGACGCTCGATGTGACGAGCCCGTCGCGCCGGGGCGGCCAGCCGCGAAGGAACTGAGCGGGAGCGAGGGCATCGGTTGTGACGCGTGTGGCGGCTCGCACCTCAGAAGCGATCGAGCCATCTGGTTGAGGGGAGAAAGGTGTAGTCGTCGGTGGTGTGTGTCTGACCGGGGGCGACGCGGATGCCGAGTCGGACGTGGCCATCGATGAAGACGAGGTTGGCGCGGATCTCGTTCGATCCGAACCAGTCTTGTTTGCGATTGCCACCGTCGTCGTAGTTGTAGATGGTGTGCGTTCCGATGACCCAGGTCTTCGTGGGTTGCTCGATGTAGGGCATGCGCCCGCCGCCCGAGGGGACGAGTGTGGGGAACTCATCGCCGTAGGGATTGGCATCGGGCGCGTGATCGTTCAGGACGTACGACGCGCCGAGGAAGTCGTACATGCGTTCGGCGCGTTCGAGGCCCGGGATGGGGAGCCCGGTGTTGTCGAGGCCTCGATCGATGGGTGAGCGGAACTGCTCAAGCTCGAAGGGGGTTGCTGCAGGATCGTGGGGCTCGTCGGGGGGGATGTCCTGCGATGTGACGTAGCGATTGAGCGGGCGTCGCTCGGCACCGATGGTGTTGATGCCGTAGAAGGGGAGCGTGCCCTTCTTGCCGCCGAAGAGGGAGCCGATGACAGACTCGCCCCCTCCCGGGAGAGGCCCGAGGGCCTGCGGAAGGTGAGCTGGGAAATCGTTCTGATAGAGGGTGAGCCCGACGGAGAGCTGCTGCAGGCGGGCGCCGCAGACGGTGATCCGTGCCTGCCTGCGCGCGGAGCCGAGGGTGGGGAGAAGGATGCCGATGAGGAGCGCGATGATCGCGATGACGACGAGGAGTTCGATGAGGGTGAAGGCGCGCGAGGGGGCCACGGAGAGAACGCGGTGCGAGTGAGGCAAAGAATATGTTGCAGCATCTTGCATTCGGTGATGAGGATAGTGGTGTGCGAGCGGCTTGGTTGCGTCTTGGATCTCTTCGTCTGGGCGGCTATTCGCTCTCGTCGTCGGCATCGTCCGGCTCGTTGAGCGTGTCGGGTATCGCGAGGTCGGGCACGGATTGGAAGGCGATGCCGCCCTTGCCGCTGGTACGGGCGTCGTGCATCGAAGCAGGGTAGACGGTGTGGCGTCCGTACTTGGCGTCGAGCCGATCGACGGCCTTCGCGAGAGCCATGCGGCGTTGCTCTCCCTGGAAGAGCGCGGCGGCGATGTCGGCCTGGGGCGCGAGTTCGTGGAGGGTGACGCCGACGCACAGGGGCGTGCGCCCGTCGCGCGGGCGCGTCTCCCAGACGCGAGCGAATGCTTCGAGCAGCGTGAGCGTGTCGGCGGAGCCGGGGGGCAGGGAGATGTCGTTTGCCCAGGCGTTGCGCCGGCGTGGCCCGCTGAGTGAGGCGCCGAGGGGGCCGGCCGATCGAGCATTCTGATCAAGGGTCGGCATCGTGCGGTGGGTTGGTCGGAAGCCATCGCCGGAAGCGCGTTCGCGATCGGCGGAAGGGCGATAGGCGCGATCGGGATCCATGTAGCGGAGCCAGACACTGAGTTTCGCGGCACCGTACCCGATGTGTCGGAGGCGCGAGCCGGCCTTGTTGAGCAGGCGCACGAGGATGGCGCGGGCGCGATCGTCGGTGCGGTCCTTCGGAGGGAGAACGTGCTGATGGCCGATGCTTCGGCGACGGGTCGGGGGCTCGGGGACGTCGTGGCCCCGGACCCAGTGCCACCAGGTGCGTCCGATGATGCTCTCCCACGCGGCTTCCATCTCGCGTTCGCTGAGGGTGCAGAGCTCTTCGATCGTTCGGATGCCCTTGCGGTCGAGACGCTCTCGCATCCTGCGTCCGATGCCGGGGAGGTCGATCAGCTCCAGCGAGAAGAGACGCTGGGGGAGCTCGTGGGTGTCGATGATGACGAGCCCATCGGGCTTCATCATGTCCGAGGCAACTTTGCCGAGAAAGCGATTGGGGGCGATGCCGATGGAGCAGCGGACAACATTGCCGATGCGCTCGCGGATGGATTGCTTGATGGAGAGCGCCAGTTCGCGGGCGGCGGGCTCGTTGCGTTCGCTCGGCTGCAGGCGGCACGACACCTCGTCGATCGAATGGACGCCGCGGATGGGGATGCAGCGCTCGATCGCCTCGATGATGCGGTGGTGGTACTCGACATAGAGACGCGGACGCGACTCGACGAAGATCATGGATGGGCAGATGCGCCTGGCATCGCGGACGGAGGTGCCGGTCTTGATGCCTAGCCGTTTGGCCTCGACACTCGCCGCGAGGAGGGATGTGGTATCGGTGAGGACGGCGACGACGCCGATCGGGCGACTCCGCAGGTCGGGCCGCTCCTGCTGCTCGACAGAAGCGAAGTAGCTGTTGAGGTCGAGATAGAGTGTGGTGAGGGCCATGGTCGCAAACCAATCATAGCCCTAACAAATAAACCCCGCCGAATGTGCGTGCTGCGAAGTGTCTGGCTGTTCAGAAATCGACCTGCACGCGCAGGAGCCCCACGACGGCATCGTTGATCTGGCTGTCGCCCCCCGGATTGACGATGAATTGCAGGCCTGGTTTCACGCTCAGGAATGGTGTGAGCTGGGCCTTGTAGAAGCACTCGATCGCGGTCTCATCATCGTCGTAACCGGCGCGTTGGACCAGATCGACCCACGTGGCCTGGATGCCGAAGGCGTCGTCGTCGCGTCCCGCGAAAGAGCCGACGTGAGAGGCACCGGCCGCGACGTGCCACTGGACTTCCGACACATCGTCGTCGGCCCATCCGGCCCGTATGAACGCTCGCCATCCGCGCCCCTCGTCGTCGGCTCCATCCCCTGAGAGTCGCTGCTCAAGCATGAGGTAGGCCCCTTGGGCACCGGATGTTCCGGTTTCGTCGAGGGTCTCGAAGTCGCCTGTGTGCCGCCAGATTCCGGCGGCGGCGCGTCCGGGCAGACCGGCGATGGGTGTGCCGCGAAGATCGAGTTCGAAGATGAGGAAGAGATCGTCCGATTGCCGGTCGCTGAAGAACGACGCGGGACCGTTCGCGCCGGTGCGCACGCCATCGGCGGCGGATGCGCCATCGAAGAGTGCCGCACGGATGGCGATGTGCTGGCTCGGGGCGACTTCGATGATGAATCCCATGGCGGGATCCGGGTACGACGGGAGCGCGAAGACGGTGGGGCTGAGCGCGACAGATGTGTTGACGAAGTCGGAGGCGGAAACAAGAAAGCCGAACTCGGCGTTGGCCTCGATCTTTCCGAACTTCAGACGGAGCGTGTCGTCGAGGAGCATCTGCTGGAACCAGAGTTCGCCGATCTGATCAAGCGAACGGTCGGAAGCGATGTTGCTGACGCCCTGGTAGTCGCCGACATCCTCCGATGGGTCGCGCCCGCCGTACCAGTATGCATCCATGAAAGCCGTCGCGCCCTTCCAGCCGAGAAGCGGATCGAATGAGAGCGTGACATTGATGTCGGTCAGCATGCGCGATGATGCACGTCGGCTGAGCCCGCCATCCCAGACGCCGGACCATTCGAAGAGGTGGAACCCCTCGATGGAGATGCCGCGTGTTTCGAGAGCGGCGCGTGCGCCGCCCCAGTCGCCGGTGGCTCTATCCCACGCCCACCACGGGCGATGCCCGAACCATGAGCGGGGCGTCTCGGGTTCTTCGCCGGAGGGTGTGTCGGTCGCATCATCGATGCGTCGCGCCGCGGCTTCGGGCCTTTGCGTGAGTTCCGGCGGCGCGAGCGAGACCTCGCCCTCGTTGAACCGTTCCTCCGCGCCGGCGAGCGCGACACCCGGCGGCTCGGCAGGTGCCAGTGCCGCGGGTAATCCGGACAGGAAGAGGACGACTGCCGATCCCGCGCGAGTGTGTGTGCGACCGAGGCCCATTCGTCTGCTCCGCGAGGGAATCAGCAGGAATGGGATCGACAGACACAACCCTTGAGTTGATCCAGAGCCGGTGAGACTCCGTAAGGGGATGCGCGGATACCGGCACCTGATCAGGTGTGCAGCGACCCGCGCGTGTGGGGACTACGCGGGGCTTCGCTCACTCGTGGACCATCGAAGTGGTCAGCACGGGGAGCGAGACGACATTCCCGAGATTTGTGCGCACAAGGATGCGGCTCATCGGGTCGATCCCTTCGACTGTGCCGGTCACAGAGCGGCCGTTGTGGACAAACGTGCGACGGGTTCCGAGGAGCACATCACGCTTGGTCCACGCGCTTCGGAGATCAGCGGTCGAGAGCAACAACGATCGCTCCACCTCTTGGAGCAGCGTGCACGCGGCATCGAGTCGTGAGACGGGCTCGGCTCCTTCGGGCGTGAGCATCCGCAGCGATGCGGCGTGATCGCGCAACGCGAGAGGGAAGTCGGCGCGTGTCTGAGCGACATTGATGCCGATGCCAACCAGCAGGACCTCGCTTCCGCCGGGCCGGGATTCTCGCTCAATGAGCACACCAGCGACTTTCCTCCCGCCCCCACCATTGGCGGCACGGCCTCGCTCGACGACATCGTTCGGCCAGCGGAGTCCCAGCGCGTGCTTGCGGCCGATGAGCGTTTCGCAGGCGCGGCACGCGGCCAGACCGACGGCGAGCGGGAGGGTCTCGCTCGCGCTGCCGGGCAACCAAGCCGGGTCGATGGCGAGAGTCATGGCCAGACCGAGGCCGTGCTCATCTGACCAGGTGCGGCCAAGCCGCCCTCGTCCGGCGGTTTGCACGCCCGCGAGCACGCAGACACCCGGTCCGAGATGCGTCGGACCTGACGCGTACTGGCGTGCGGCGTCCTGCGTCGAAGCGGTGCTGGCGAGCACCTGCACGCGATCGATCAGCGCAATCTTGCGAGAAGCGATCATCGCCTCGATGCGGGTTGCCCAGGTGTGCAGGGGCGCATCGCCATCCGCTCCGGCGGCTCGATCGTGGCGAATATCGGCCTCTCTCTCGCGTCCCATGGTCACAACGCATCCAGCCCGAAATCAAGTACCGTTGCCCCGTGCGTGATGGAACCGACGCTGATCCGCTCCACACCCGTCAAGGCGATCGCACGGATCGTCTCCAGCGTCACGCCGCCCGACGCCTCAAGCTCAATCCGCGATCCCGCTCCGTCGCGCATCGCAACGGCCCGCTCCAGTTTCTCCGTCCCCATGTTGTCCAGCAGCACAATGTCCACCAAGCCCGGCTCAACGCTCAGGATCTCCGCAAACTGCTCCAGCGTGTCCACCTCAACCTCAACAAACGGCCGAAGCAGCGGCGTCGGCCCACTCGCCCATATCGCGCGGGCCTTCCGCGACGCCTCCGCAACAAACGCCCCCAGCTCCCCGAGCGGCACGTGCGCGATGTGGTTGTCCTTGAGCAGCACCGCATCGTGCAGACCGAACCGGTGGCACCGCCCGCCGCCGCAGCGTACCGCGTACTTCTCCAGCACGCGCAAGCCCGGCGTGGTCTTCCGTGTGTCATACAGATGGGCCCGATGCCCCGTCCCCATCGCCTCGACGAACTGCCTCGTGCGCGTCGCGATCCCCGAGAGCCGCCCGAGGAGATTCAGGTACACCCGCTCGATGCCGAGAATCTCCCGCGTCGGCCCCGCGATCCGCGCCACCGTCTGTCCCGCCGCGACCGCGTCCCCATCTCGCACCGTCGGCGCATACGCGATCTCCGGCCACCGATTCGTCAACTCGTAGAGTGGAATCAGGCCCGCCGCGACGCCCGCCTTCCGCGCGACCACGTGGAATCGGGAGCGATGCTCCGCCGGGATCGACACAACGCTCGTGATGTCCGTGCGCCCGGCGCCACCGAGATCCTCGTCGAGCGCCAGATCGAGCAACCGCTCCACCAGCCCCGTATCGCACAAGACATCCGAGAGCTCGTGCAGCGCCAAGGCGTTGAGATCCCCCAACGCGTTGACCTCCGTAGCTTTGAGCCCACCGGGCCGGGTCTCTGCCATCACCGCATCGTACCCGCCGCACGAAGCATCTCAGGATCCGCCCCGGTCGGCTTCCGCTCCCGGGCTAAACTCGCAGGCACTTGCGCGGCGTCCCGCCGCGCACCCGGAGATACTCCCCTATGGGCATCATGACAGGCAAGATCGGCCTCATCGTCGGCATCGCCAACGACCGCTCCTACGCGTGGCACATCGCCAAGTCGATCATCGAGCACGGCGGCACCTGCGTCTTTACCCATCTTCCCGGCGAGAAGAACGAGCGGCGCACGCGGAAGGCCGTTGAGGCCCTCGGTCTCACCAACCCCTGGCTCCGCCCCCTCGACGCCGGCAAGGATGAGGACATCGACGCCGTCTTCGCCCAGTACGCCGAGTCTTATGACAAGATGCACTTCCTTGTCCACTCCATCGCCTTCGCCGACCGCGACTGGCTGCAGGTGGGCAAGTTCTGCGACACGCCCCGACAGGCCTACCTCTCCGCCATCGATATCTCTGCGTACACCCTGCTCGCCATGGGCCGGCGCGCCAAGCCCCTGATGGCCAAGTCGGGCGGCGGGAGCATCATGTGCATGTCCTACTACGGCGCGGAGAAGGTCGTCCCCGGCTACAACGTCATGGGCGTCGCCAAGGCCGCCCTTGAGTGCACGGCCCGCTACATGGCCCTTGAGATGGGCTCGGACAACATCCGCGTCAACTCCATCTCCGGCGGCTATCTCCGCACCCTTGCCTCCTCTGCCGTCGGCGGCACCGACAGCATGGAGGAGCGTTCGGCACAGCGTTCGCCGCTCCGGCGTGCGGTCGATGGCGCGGACGTGGGCAACACTGCGGTCTACCTCGCCAGCGACCTCTCAGCGGGCGTGACCGGCGAGACCATCTACGTCGACTGCGGCGTGAGCACGATCGGGGTGTGACTCTGGGCGGAACTCGCGTCCGGATAAGCGGTATGGCGGGTGCCGCGTGGCTTTCACAGCACCCGCCGGGGATAACCACAGCAAAGTGCGTGAACTTTCTCAAGCCCCCGGCACCGAACATGCCGACGCAGGTTCTATGAGCATCCTCGGCTCCAGCATTGCCCAGTCCGTGGCCGGATCCGCCCAGGCGGAGCGGGTGGCTGCGCGGGATGCGGAGAAGGCCAAGGAGCAACGCCCCCGCGCTTGCCGTACCGGCAAAGACGAGTTCGAGCGGCACGTGACAGAGGTCGAGACGGTGGATGCCGTGGAGAGCCAGCACGACCAGGAGCGGCGAGAGCAGCCCGGGGAACGCGGTTCACGAGATCCACGAACCGCGCACGCCTACGACGCGACCGGACATGGGCGGCGTGAGGACGCGGCCCCTTCGATCGATCTGCGCGGGTGAGCGCAGGCGCCGGGAATCAAGCTGCGGCAGCGAGACCGAGTTCCTGGCTCCGGCGCAGGCGTTCGATGTTCCTGAACACATCGAGAATGAGTGCCTGGTCCTGCTCGCGATCGACGAGCCAAGCGTTGTGGCGCATGTCGTCGATGAGGTCGTCGCGCATGCACGCGATGCCGTGTGCATCTCGTGTCGCGCACGCGAGGCAGACGCCCGCAGCGAGACGCCCGATGGCCTGATCGCTCGATTCGCCGTGCTCGATCTCCCATTCGAGAAGGGCGGTGTGGTCGATCTGCTCCGGGTTGTCCCTGAGACGGAGGGAGGCATCGGCCCGGATGAGGGCGGCGTGTCCGCCGGCGTCGTCCAGAAGAACGAACCTCGACGCGGCCTCACGCAGGGCGACTTCGGGCTCGTCGCCCGCGACCCGAGCGATGAGATCCCACAGGTCGGTCGTCGCCCATGAGCGGCCGGCACCCGCGCAGAGATCCGCGCTCAGCACGCGGGCGCAGACGCGGGCGAGGGATGAATCGGCACGTTCCGCGGCTTGTTCGAAGGCGCGAGCCAGCCGGAGCATCGATCGATCGATCGATTCGGGCGATCTCGCCGTCGCTGAGGCGAGCGCCATCGGTCGGCCTGCGCCCGATCAGTCGATCGGCCAGACCGATGCGATGCGTGGCGCGAGAGAGGGCTGAAGCGGCTTCGATGAGCGCACGCGCGAGCTCCGCCTCGGGGCCGGAAGCAACAGACCTGATGCCGAGCGTCGCGTGGGTCGGATCGACGAGGAACGGGAAGACCGAGGCGTAGGTCAGGGGGCGAGGCGAGGACCAGTCGTGCCATGCGGCATCGCGTCCGGAGCGCTCCAGGGTTGTGACCCTCAGCCCCTCGCCGGGCTCGGTGTGCAGCACGGCGTCGAGCGCCATGGACTTGCAGGCGTTGAGCGGTGTCACGCCTCCGGCGAGTTGCACCCACCTCACGGCGGACGAGCCGGGCGCGGCTCGGAGCGTGTCGCTGACCTCCGGGCCGACGGCCAGACCAACCCGCAGGGGACGCTCAGGCCAGGCGATCCGGTCGTGCCACGCGGACAACCTGCTGGCGGCTCGTTCTCCAGAGCCGCTGAGTATCTCGAAGCGATCCTGCAGAGGCCGCGCGAGGCGTGTCGCTGCCTCGAACGCGCGGCAGGCGGCTCCGCTCACAACCCAGACGAACGCGCGCGGTTCTGATGACTCTGAGACACCTGTGAAACGGCGTGCGGCACGTCTGGCGTCGAGTCTGAAGATGCCGACCGCGACGACGATGAGCCAGAGCCCAAGGGGCACACCGAGCGTCGGCTGCGTGAGCCACGTCGCGCCGAGCAGGTACGCCGTGGCGACGAGCGCGCACGCGCCGATGAGCAGCGGCACCGCGGACGGCTCGGCAGAACTACCTGGGAACCGGGCGCGGGGATCGCCCGACTGATCTGGGTGCTGTGGCATCGTCGGATATCGATCGGCGAGCGAGGCCGCTCCGTTGAGCGGGTCATGCAAGCCCGCTCGACCATTCATCGAGCCGTGCCGTCGGCAGAAGTTATCGGGCCGGATGGCGGACGTCAGTGTGCACGCGGCTTCAACGACCGGAGAACCACCGTGAGAAGGCGTGGATCGTGACGGCCCTGCCGATCACGGCGATGGATTCGGTGAGGGGAATCAGCTTGGGGCAGACCTTCACGCAGTTCTGGGCGTTGCCGCAGTCGCTGACGCCGCCCGCCGCGGCGAGCGCGTCGAGACGATCAGACTTGAGCCGCTTGCCTGTCTCGTGCTCGTTGAAGAGGCGTGCCTGATTGATGGCGTGGGCCCCGATGAACGAGGTGTCCCAAGCCGATTCATCGGGCTCGAGATTGAACTGGGGGCAGGCCTCGAGGCAGCAGCCGCACGACATGCAGGTGGACATGACATATCGCTGCTCCTGGCACTCGGGCGACTCGGTCGGTCCTGATCCGAGTGAGTAGGTGCCGTCGATAGGGACCCAGGCCTTCACGCGCTTGAGGTTGTGGAAGAGGCGGGAGCGATCGACCCAGAGGTCGCGGACCACGGGGAACTTGCTCATCGGTTCGAGCGTGATCGTGTCGCCCTCGCCCGGCGCGTAGTCGTCGATCAGGCAGGAGCATGATTGGCGTGCCTTGCCGTTGATGACCATCGTGCACGCGCCGCAGACTTCTTCGAGACAGCCGGAGTCCCAGACGACCGGGGTGGTCTTCTTGCCGTCGGCAGTGACAGGATTGGCGGCGATCTGCTGAAGAATCGAGATCACGTTCGAGCCGCGCTCGACCGTAACCTGGAATGTCTCCCAGCGTGAGGGCTTGCCGGGCCCGTCGCAACGGTTCACCTTTACGTAGACCTTCCGGCCTGGAACGGCTCGTGCGCGATTCGCGGCGGCGATGCGGGCGGCTTCGGCGGCGTGCTTCGGGAGTGTGGTCGTCATGATGCGTATCTCTTTCGGAACGCGGCGGGTGGGATCGATGTGCGACGCGGCTCATGGACCTGATCGACGAGCGTCTTGAAGGGCGCTCTGAGCGGGGTCGGGAGCTTTGCTGCGAACGACTTGTCGAGGGGTACGGCTTCGATGAGGTCGATCACGTGCGCGATGTCCTTTGATCGCTTGATGTCCTTCAGCCCGACGATCAGTTTGCCCCGAACAAGGTCGGCGAGCCCGATCACGCTGACGCCTTTGATCGTGCTCGCACGCTTCGGCGGGCCGCCGAGAGACTCCGGCCCGACCATGCGTACCGCAACGCCATCCACGCGGTGCTCTCGTGACGAGGCATCCCACATGATGCCCGCGGCTTCGAGACGCTGGTGCGTCTCCCAGAAATCATCGGAGTAAACGTCGATGTCGCTGGTGTTCCGTCCGCCACCGTGGAGCATGACCGCAACGCCGCCCACGATCGGCGAGTCCGCTGCGCGGCTGACGCGCCGAGCAAGCGGGAGCAGTTGATCCTCGCCGAGCGGCTTGCCTCGGGAGCGCGGGTGCTCGGGTTTGGAGCGCGGTGATGCCATAGCTCATGCGATCAGGAAGCGGCTCCCGCCATCGCGGGCTTCTTGGTGCCGGAATCAACGTCCTTCTTGCCGTACGTGCGTGCCGTGGGCAGGATCAGTGAGGCGTCGATCGGCTCGAACGTGACGGTGGTGGAGTTCGACGCGGCGTCGAACCGGGCGACGCTGGACTTCATGAAGTTGGGGTCGTCGCGTTCGGGGAAGTCCGTGCGATAGTGGGCTCCGCGCGACTCTTTGCGTCCCTTCGCGCCGAGGGCCACCGCGTCGGCGATCGCGAGCATGTCCCCCACTGCTCTCGCGTATGTGAACGACTGGTTGCTCCAGGGCGCATCGTCCGGCAGACGCACGCGAGCGTAGCGGCCCTTGAGTTCGGCGAGCTTCTTCAGGCACTGTTCCAGGCGCGGCTCCGTGCGGACAACCGTGCAGGCCGCGGTCATCTCGTCGCCGAGTTCCTTGCCGATGAGGTAGGGATTCGTCGCGGCATCCGCGCTTCCCTGGCCGACGGTGGCGAGAAGCTGCTTGGCTTTCTGATTCTCCTGCTCGACGACGCGATCGAATGCCGACGCCGGCATGTCCGATGCGGGGTTCTTCGCTGGTGCATCCTCGCGTACATAGTTCACGACGGAGACGCCGCAGAACAGCCCGTCGAAGATACACGACAGCAGCGCGTTGGCACCGAGACGATTCGCACCGTGGTACGCGAAGTTGACCTCGCCGAAGGCGTAGAGCCCCTTCACGTTGGTCATCATGTTGTTGATTGCGCCGAGCTGCATACCCAGGCCGACCTCGGCACCGAGCGGCGCGGGGGAGCCGGACTTGTGCTTCGGGCGCGGCTGCGCGGGGTTG from Phycisphaeraceae bacterium includes the following:
- a CDS encoding enoyl-ACP reductase translates to MGIMTGKIGLIVGIANDRSYAWHIAKSIIEHGGTCVFTHLPGEKNERRTRKAVEALGLTNPWLRPLDAGKDEDIDAVFAQYAESYDKMHFLVHSIAFADRDWLQVGKFCDTPRQAYLSAIDISAYTLLAMGRRAKPLMAKSGGGSIMCMSYYGAEKVVPGYNVMGVAKAALECTARYMALEMGSDNIRVNSISGGYLRTLASSAVGGTDSMEERSAQRSPLRRAVDGADVGNTAVYLASDLSAGVTGETIYVDCGVSTIGV
- the sdhB gene encoding succinate dehydrogenase iron-sulfur subunit: MTTTLPKHAAEAARIAAANRARAVPGRKVYVKVNRCDGPGKPSRWETFQVTVERGSNVISILQQIAANPVTADGKKTTPVVWDSGCLEEVCGACTMVINGKARQSCSCLIDDYAPGEGDTITLEPMSKFPVVRDLWVDRSRLFHNLKRVKAWVPIDGTYSLGSGPTESPECQEQRYVMSTCMSCGCCLEACPQFNLEPDESAWDTSFIGAHAINQARLFNEHETGKRLKSDRLDALAAAGGVSDCGNAQNCVKVCPKLIPLTESIAVIGRAVTIHAFSRWFSGR